CCAATTATTCCTGCCTTTGCTAAAGTTTTCGCCAACGCTCAAGGTGCAAGTGTCGCAGAATTTAATATTAAAAGCATCACTGATGACCTATCAGAATTGATGTATGAATATCCTTTCCGCGTCCCTCCCTATTACGCTTTAATTATTCGCTCTCTCGTCACCTTAGAAGGGATTGCTATCTATATAGATCCCAACTTTAAAGTGTTAAGTGAAGCATATCCTTACGTATCTAAACGCTTATTAACTGATCCAGCACCAGAATTAAGAACATCATTAAAAGATTTACTTTTCAAAGATGGTAAATTCAGGTGGAATCGTTTAGAAAATCTATTACGTAATGCACGGAAAAGCCAAGATTATGACCTCAGTTTAGCACTCAATCAAGGCGTTGATTTTCTCTCATCTGAACGCGGTGCTTTTATCCGCGACAAATTAGTAGATGAGTTTTTAACAGGTGTCAATGCTTTAGGTAAAAATGTGCTGCATAACTTCACCTACTTATTAAGAGAACAAGTAGGTATTACAGCCATTAACGAAACTCCAGCCGCGACAGTAGAACAACAACAAACCCTACAACACATCCAAAATATCCTAAACATTCTGCGAGAAACCCGTGGCTTTGACCCAGCTAAACTTGCACCCCAAATTGCTCAATTGCTATTTAACCCAGGCGTGCAACGTTTAGGACAACAAGTAGCTAATCAACTACTACAGAAAGCCACCGTCCGGCTAATTCGGGAATTGTTAACACCTCAAGAAACCACAAACAGCGATACAACCTACATAACTACACCTGTAAGAAGAAATTGAGTGAGATAGAAGGGCAGATGGCGCAGCCTCTTCCTACGAGACGCTCCGCGTTCGCGTAAACGTCTGTCTCCGACACGCTCCGCGAACGTAGAGAATGTAGAGAAGGGAATATAGCCCTCTGCCTTTCTTGATAAAATTATGTTGACAGTAGACATTAAGAAACAGAGTTTATGACCATAACAGTCAACAGACTCACATTAAAAGAATATCTAGCCTATGATGATGGTACAGATATTCGCTACGAACTTGTGGATGGAGAGTTGGTAGAAATGCCACCCGAAACTGATAGGAATAACTTAATCTCTCTCTATTTATTGACCCAGTTTCTCAAGTTTGTTCCTATTCAACTTATCCGCCATAAAGATACAGAACTGGTAGTTACAGGGAATAGAACTCGTGTACGGCTACCAGACTTGATGATACTGACACAGGACTTATTAGAAGCGCTCGCACTCGGACGAGCTACAATAACTTCTGATATGCCTTCCCCAGCACTTGTAGTAGAGGTAGTTTCCCCAGGAAAGGTAAATGAAGATAGAGACTATCGCTACAAACGCTCTGAATATGCTGCACGAGGTATTCCTGAATACTGGATTGTTGACCCTGATAAAGCCAAAATTACTTTACTAACTCTGGTAGATGGACTGTACGAAGAAACGGTATTTCAAGGAACAGACGCTATCATCTCCACAATCTTTCCCATGCTTGATTTAACCGCAGCCCAAATATTAAATGCCGGACAGGCGTAAAACTCTGACATAAACATATTTTTGGTTCTGCCAGTAGGACGTAGTAGGATTGTTCAGGTGTGCCTAGCATAGTGATTCATTTACAGTTAGGCGACCTAAAATTAGAGCAAAAGACGATTCCTCAAACAAGCACACTCAAATGCGTATTTCTTTAAACTGGCTGCGGGAACTAGTAGAAATAAAACTTAGCCCAGAAGAACTAGCCCAAACCCTAACAATGGCTGGGTTTGAAGTTGAAGATATTGAAGACCGCCGCACTTGGGCAGATGGCGTTGTTGTGGGGAGAGTGCTTGAACGTCAACCCCACCCCAACGCTGATAAGTTAAGTGTTTGTCAAGTAGATGTCGGTGCAGCCGAGACATTAAATATTGTCTGCGGCGCTGCTAATGTCCGCGCAGATATTTATGTCCCCGTCGCCACCGTCGGCGCTTATTTACCTAACATTGATTTAAAAATTAAACCCGCAAAACTGCGTGGTGTTCCTTCTCAGGGCATGATTTGTTCCTTAAAAGAACTCGGTTTACCCACCGATGTAGATGGCATCCATATTTTCCCTCAAGAAAACCTCACCTTGGGTAGCGATGTTCGCCCCTTGTTAGGTTTGGATGATGTAATTTTAGATGTCACCGCCACTGCTAACCGTGCAGATGCCCTCAGTATGGTAGGTATAGCGCGAGAAGTGGCAGCTTTAACAGGTGGAAAATTAAGTATTCCTGAACCTGGGGAAGTATCTTTATCCAGCACCACCGGGAAGTTAGGTTTAAAAATTGCCGATACTCAAGCCTGTCCTGCTTATATTGGTACAGTAATTGAACAGATAAAAATAGCCCCTTCCCCTGAATGGTTGCAGCAGCGTTTACGCTCGGCTGGGGTAAGACCCATTAGTAATGTAGTTGATATTACTAACTATGTATTGTTGGAATGGGGACAACCGTTACACGCATTCGACCAAGAGCGATTAAAGTCCGTTGCTAATGCCGATAATTTAACTATCGGTGTGCGTTTTGCCAATCAAGGGGAAACACTGAAAACCCTAGATGGACAAACTCGCAACCTAACAACACAAAACTTATTAATTACAGCTAACGATAAACCTGTAGCTTTAGCCGGAGTTATGGGTGGTGAAGAAACCGAAGTTCACGACGGTACGCAAAGCCTAGTTTTAGAAGCCGCATTATTTGATTCTGTCGCCATTCGCCGTTCTTCTCGTAGCGTAGGGTTACGTAGTGAAGCCTCTGGCAGATATGAACGCGGCGTGAACCGTGCAGAGTTGGAGACAGCTAACCATCGCGCCTTAT
Above is a genomic segment from Nostoc sp. MS1 containing:
- a CDS encoding Uma2 family endonuclease — encoded protein: MTITVNRLTLKEYLAYDDGTDIRYELVDGELVEMPPETDRNNLISLYLLTQFLKFVPIQLIRHKDTELVVTGNRTRVRLPDLMILTQDLLEALALGRATITSDMPSPALVVEVVSPGKVNEDRDYRYKRSEYAARGIPEYWIVDPDKAKITLLTLVDGLYEETVFQGTDAIISTIFPMLDLTAAQILNAGQA